One Sulfuricurvum sp. DNA window includes the following coding sequences:
- the ispG gene encoding flavodoxin-dependent (E)-4-hydroxy-3-methylbut-2-enyl-diphosphate synthase translates to MITRYPTKQIFVGNIAIGGDAPISVQSMTYSRTADIAATVEQINRLHFAGCDIVRVAVPDEEDAYALKAIKEQISLPLVADIHFNYKLALIAAESVDCIRFNPGNIGEKSRIREIIKACSERNIPVRIGVNAGSLEKEFDQRYGATAEGMVASAEYNIKYLEDLGFTDIKVSLKASDVQRTVEAYRMLRPKNNYPFHLGVTEAGTIFHATIKSAIGLGTLLLEGIGDTMRVSITGELEEEIKVGRAILKDSGVAREGPNIISCPTCGRIEADLVSAVSVIEERVKHIKKPLDLSVMGCVVNAIGEAKHADVAIAYGKGSGLVMVRGEVVARLDEDKLVDRFVEEVEKMAGEED, encoded by the coding sequence ATGATAACACGATACCCAACCAAACAAATTTTTGTCGGAAATATCGCTATCGGCGGTGATGCCCCTATCTCGGTACAGTCGATGACCTATTCGCGTACTGCCGATATCGCCGCGACGGTCGAGCAGATTAATCGTCTCCATTTTGCCGGATGTGACATTGTCCGTGTTGCTGTCCCCGATGAAGAGGATGCGTATGCTCTCAAAGCGATTAAAGAGCAGATTTCTCTCCCCCTTGTCGCCGATATCCATTTTAACTATAAACTCGCCCTTATTGCGGCAGAGAGTGTGGATTGTATCCGATTTAATCCCGGAAATATTGGTGAAAAATCGCGTATTCGTGAGATAATCAAAGCGTGTTCTGAGCGCAATATCCCTGTCCGTATCGGTGTCAATGCGGGAAGTTTGGAAAAAGAGTTTGACCAACGCTACGGTGCCACGGCTGAGGGGATGGTCGCTTCAGCTGAGTATAACATCAAATATTTAGAAGATTTGGGATTTACCGATATCAAAGTCTCTCTCAAAGCGAGTGATGTACAGCGCACCGTCGAAGCGTATCGGATGTTACGTCCCAAAAATAACTATCCCTTTCATTTGGGTGTCACCGAAGCGGGGACGATTTTTCATGCGACGATTAAAAGTGCTATCGGGTTGGGGACACTGCTCTTAGAGGGGATAGGTGATACGATGCGCGTCTCCATCACGGGGGAACTCGAAGAGGAGATTAAAGTCGGTCGTGCGATTCTAAAAGACAGCGGGGTAGCCCGTGAGGGACCTAATATCATCTCCTGTCCGACGTGCGGACGGATTGAAGCTGATTTGGTGAGTGCGGTAAGTGTCATCGAAGAGCGGGTGAAGCATATCAAAAAACCGCTCGACCTCTCCGTAATGGGGTGTGTCGTCAATGCTATCGGAGAGGCGAAACATGCCGATGTTGCCATCGCATACGGCAAGGGTTCGGGTCTTGTCATGGTACGCGGTGAAGTGGTTGCACGGTTGGATGAAGACAAGCTGGTCGATAGATTTGTCGAAGAGGTCGAAAAAATGGCTGGAGAAGAGGATTAA
- a CDS encoding primosomal protein N': protein MTYYQLALLGSPLESLTYHFDVSLTIGLKVSLTLSNRETEGVVLAEVEKPDFKTNSILNIFSFVYSESQIKIAQFMAEYYGCSVGEALGLFVPFVDPPSFPSSSLGMQTNRTHSQAGAWEREGRASINITLSPTQTQALDFIRSHSVSLLFGDTGAGKSEIYMRRMDESLSEQKRCLLLLPEISLTPQMEKRFSSHFGDAVVLWHSKMTPKQKKVTLEKIHNGSAHIIVGPRSALFLPIKDLGLIVVDEEHDESYKSSSRPRYHARDMAIYMGTLLKIPVVLGSATPSLSSYAKYPFFRLRGGYFSSKREFIFEPSIETLSPFLDAKIKSNYDAGHQGIVFIPTRANFKTMVCESCGTIIECPFCSVGMSLHRNARALKCHYCNYTEVLPNLCPKCQSKSLTTTRLGTAEAVEHFTHHFSDMKIQQFDRDVITTQNKLIKVLEAFNAREIDLLVGTQMLSKGHDYHDIALAVVMGIDNLLAQSDYRSRERALSLLIQIAGRSGRKNDSIVIVQSCNESFFRPFLEDYELFLKEELKLREGRYPPHKKLARLLFAHKNGVKAKTEMERAVGVLQTVGLIDIVGFGASPIEKIADKYRFQILLRSDKVTSLIRAIKHIKSPLCEIDMDPIEFT from the coding sequence TTGACTTATTATCAACTAGCCCTTTTGGGCTCTCCACTTGAATCTCTTACTTATCATTTCGATGTTTCTCTCACAATTGGTCTAAAGGTTTCTCTTACTCTGAGTAATCGAGAAACAGAAGGCGTTGTCCTCGCAGAAGTGGAAAAGCCTGACTTTAAAACCAATTCTATTTTAAATATTTTTTCGTTTGTTTATTCTGAATCTCAAATCAAGATAGCTCAGTTTATGGCGGAGTATTATGGATGTTCAGTTGGTGAGGCGTTAGGTCTATTTGTGCCGTTTGTAGACCCGCCCTCGTTCCCAAGCTCCAGCTTGGGAATGCAGACCAACCGTACACATTCCCAAGCTGGAGCTTGGGAACGAGAGGGGCGGGCATCCATCAATATTACTCTCTCTCCCACCCAAACTCAAGCCCTCGATTTTATCCGCTCTCACTCTGTCTCACTACTTTTCGGGGATACGGGTGCGGGAAAAAGTGAAATCTATATGCGACGTATGGATGAAAGTTTATCAGAACAAAAACGGTGCTTGTTATTGCTCCCAGAAATTTCTCTTACACCGCAAATGGAAAAACGGTTTTCGAGCCATTTTGGTGATGCGGTAGTATTATGGCACTCCAAGATGACTCCGAAGCAAAAAAAGGTGACACTGGAAAAAATCCACAATGGATCTGCTCATATTATCGTGGGTCCCCGTTCGGCACTCTTTTTACCGATAAAAGATTTGGGGCTTATTGTGGTGGACGAAGAGCACGATGAGAGTTATAAATCCTCTTCCAGACCCCGCTACCATGCGCGGGATATGGCGATTTATATGGGGACGCTTTTAAAAATTCCGGTTGTGTTGGGGAGTGCAACACCCTCACTGTCAAGTTATGCCAAATACCCCTTTTTCAGATTACGCGGGGGGTACTTCTCTTCAAAAAGAGAATTTATTTTTGAACCCTCCATCGAGACGTTAAGCCCATTTTTGGATGCAAAAATCAAATCCAACTACGATGCGGGGCATCAAGGAATCGTTTTTATCCCGACACGAGCTAATTTTAAGACGATGGTATGTGAGAGTTGCGGAACCATCATCGAGTGCCCGTTTTGCAGTGTGGGGATGAGTTTGCACCGTAATGCGCGCGCACTGAAATGTCACTACTGTAACTATACCGAAGTGCTTCCAAACCTCTGTCCGAAATGTCAAAGCAAATCGCTCACTACAACCCGTTTAGGGACAGCCGAAGCGGTGGAACATTTTACACACCATTTTTCGGATATGAAAATCCAGCAGTTTGATCGAGATGTGATTACGACCCAAAACAAACTTATCAAAGTGCTCGAAGCGTTTAATGCTAGAGAGATCGATTTGTTGGTGGGGACACAAATGCTCTCAAAAGGGCATGATTATCACGACATAGCATTAGCAGTGGTGATGGGGATTGATAATCTGTTAGCACAAAGCGATTATCGTTCACGTGAACGTGCACTCTCACTCCTCATCCAAATCGCAGGGCGGAGTGGACGAAAAAATGATTCTATCGTTATCGTCCAAAGTTGTAATGAATCATTTTTTAGACCGTTTTTAGAGGATTATGAACTCTTTTTAAAAGAGGAGCTCAAGCTTCGTGAGGGGCGGTATCCTCCCCATAAAAAACTAGCCCGTCTACTTTTCGCCCATAAAAACGGTGTAAAAGCAAAAACGGAGATGGAGAGGGCCGTGGGTGTATTGCAAACGGTTGGCTTAATCGATATTGTCGGATTCGGTGCTTCTCCTATCGAGAAAATAGCGGATAAATATCGGTTTCAGATTTTGCTCCGCAGTGATAAAGTGACCTCTTTAATCCGCGCTATTAAACATATCAAATCGCCGTTATGTGAAATCGATATGGATCCGATAGAGTTTACGTAA